A single window of Ananas comosus cultivar F153 linkage group 17, ASM154086v1, whole genome shotgun sequence DNA harbors:
- the LOC109723399 gene encoding uncharacterized protein LOC109723399 yields MECNGSRTEALEELRLEEPINKIGCVINSAQKTEEVVSNEKAEKAINEMTKSTAKTDSQEVMKSAGEADEDLSNVANRRTNKLNLEESPIKVGEKKLETQDPLIEVNLGSDEDKRSTYISAKLSAQQQEELKALLKEYKYCFAWSYEEMPGLSREIVEHRLPIKKGFKPYKQPALQRVPTSEMNVIIKPWPFRGWAMDLIGEIQPNSSAGYKFFIVAVDYFTKWVEVKPARLVTQKEIIDFVEDYIIHRFGISETITTDQGTMFTGRQFVQFIESRKIRLLHSSPYYAQANGQAEAANKVIINLMKRYIGKYPRKWNEKLSEVLWACRTSVKMATGMTPFQLVYGDEAVVPAEITVPSLRVENQKELSPDEYSELMKDEMDKLYETRLMALNHLQAYQSRVCGAYNKKVRAKSFAVGDLVLRLLFPIGRKDRLYGKWSPNWEGPFQISKIKEIHIT; encoded by the exons ATGGAATGCAACGGATCAAGAACCGAAGCTTTAGAGGAGCTTCGACTAGAAgagccgatcaacaagatcggctgTGTGATAAATTCGGCTCAAAAGACCGAAGAGGTGGTGAGCAATGAGAAGGCCGAAAAGGCCATTAATGAAATGACGAAATCGACTGCTAAAACCGATTCACAAGAAGTGATGAAATCAGCAGGAGAAGCCGATGAAGATTTATCGAATGTAGCAAACAGGCGAACCAACAAGTTGAACTTAGAAGAATCGCCTATAAAAGTAGGTGAAAAGAAATTGGAGACACAAGATCCACTAATCGAGGTGAACTTGGGGTCTGATGAAGACAAGCGATCGACTTACATTAGCGCTAAGCtttcggctcaacaacaggaggaGCTGAAAGCATTGCTGAAGGAGTACAAATACTGCTTCGCCTGGagttatgaagaaatgccagggTTGAGTCGAGAAATTGTAGAACATAGGCTACCTATTAAAAAGGGTTTCAAGCCTTAtaaacaaccggctc TACAGAGAGTTCCTACTTCCGAGATGAATGTCATAATTAAACCGTGGCCTTTTCGCGGTTGGGCCATGGATttgattggagaaattcagccgaattccTCGGCTggttataagttttttatagtGGCCGTAGATTATTTTACTAAATGGGTAGAAGTAAAACCCGCTCGGTTGGTCACTCAGAAAGAAAtcattgattttgttgaagattATATAATTCATCGTTTTGGAATTTCCGAGACAATTACGACCGATCAAGGAACAATGTTCACGGGTAGACAGTTCGTTCAGTTCATCGAATCTCGGAAGATAAGACTACTCCATTCGTCTCCTTATTACGCTCAAGCGAATGGACAAGCCGAAGCAGCAAACAAGGTGATTATAAACCTTATGAAGCGGTATATTGGAAAATATCcaagaaaatggaatgaaaaactatccgaagtattatgggcatgccgGACTTCAGTGAAAATGGCAACCGGGATGACACCGTTCCAATTAGTATACGGCGACGAGGCTGTAGTTCCAGCCGAAATAACAGTGCCTTCATTAAGAGTAGAAAATCAGAAGGAACTATCGCCTGATGAATACAGTGAGTTAATGAAAGATGAAATGGATAAGCTATATGAAACTCGGTTGATGGCATTAAATCATTTACAAGCTTATCAAAGCCGAGTGTGTGgtgcatataataaaaaagtgaGAGCTAAATCCTTTGCAGTTGGTGATTTAGTTCTTAGGTTATTATTCCCCATCGGTCGAAAAGATCGATTATATGGtaaatggtctccaaattgggaaggaccatttcagATAAGTAAAATAAAGGAAATACATATTACTTGA